GCCACAGAGGCTATTTTGGGTTTTACGCCCGGTTTTCAATTTTAACGGTCGTATGCGCGCCTATTTTAGCACTTTGTGCGGTATTCAGGTAAAAATAAGGTGAATAGCCGCTGTGGCGTCCGTTAAAATTTTTGCCCAGCCTTTTTTCGGTAAATAGCCTCTGCTGCGACCGTTAACGTTGCACAGGGAGGCTTAAACGTTAGCGATGAGCGGGGAGACGACCCACCTGCGTTGAGCAAGCCTATTTGAAGTCAATCATGCCTTTACCGCTTGACGGATTGCCTGAGTACGGTTTGCAAAATGCCGCCGTTGCGGTAATACTCCACATCGACCGTGCTGTCGAGGCGGGCGACGGCGTCAAAAGCGAATGTCGAACCGTCCGCCCGGGTTGCCCGTACGGTTACGGTTTGCCCCGGCTTCATTTGATCGTTCAAACCAATCAGGTCATACGTCTCCGTCCCGTCAATCCCTAGCGATTTCCAGCTGTCGCCCTCTTTAAACTGCAGCGGCAGCACGCCCATGCCGACCAGATTGCTGCGGTGAATCCGTTCGAAACTTTCCGCGATCACCGCTTTTATGCCCAGCAGCAGAGTGCCTTTGGCCGCCCAGTCGCGGGAACTGCCCGTGCCGTATTCTTTGCCGGCAATGACGATGAGCGGTATCCCTTGCTCTTTATACCGCATGGCCGCGTCATATACGGGCATCGTTTCCCCGGTCGGCAAAAATTTTGTTACGCCGCCTTCCGTGCCGGGCACGATCTGGTTGCGAATGCGGATGTTGGCGAACGTGCCGCGGATCATCACGCGGTCGTTGCCGCGGCGGGAACCATAGGAGTTGAAAAGTTTTTGCGGCACGCCTTTTTCGGTCAAAAATTTTCCCGCCGGGCTTGTTTTGGCAATGCTTCCGGCAGGCGAAATATGGTCGGTCGTTACCGAGTCGCCCAACAACAAAAGCGCCCGCGCGCCGCGAATTTCCCTAATCGGCTCGACTTCCGGCCGTAATCCCGCGAAAAAAGGCGGCTCTTGAATGTAGGTGGAAGCCTCGTCCCAGTTGTACATTTCCCCTGCGGGAATCTCCAGGCTCCTCCAGCGTTCATCCCCAGCGAAGACGTGCGCATATTGATTTTTAAACAGCTGCGGATTGGACGCTTCTTGCATGACCGCCCGCAGTTCGTCCGTCGTCGGCCAAATATCGGACAAATAGACGGGCTCGCCCTTGTCATTGATATTCACCGGCTCGTTGGCAAAATCGACGTCCACTCGCCCGGCCAACGCGTAAACCATGACCAGCGGAGGCGAGGCCAGAAAATTCGCTTTTACCTGCGCGTGAATACGGCCTTCGAAGTTGCGGTTGCCGCTCAAAAAAGCCACGGCAACGAGATCGTTCTCGTCAATCGCTTTGCCGACTTCTTCCGGCAGCGGCCCGCTGTTTCCGATGCATGTCTGGCAACCGTATCCGGCAACATAAAAGCCCAATTTCTCCAAAGGCTCAATCAACCCGGCATTGAGCAAATAATCCGTTACGACTCGCGAACCCGGCGAAAGGCTTGTTTTGACATGCGGCGGGCGTTTCAAGCCTTTGGCGACCGCTTTTTTGGCCACCAGGCCGGCCGCCAGCATGACGGAGGGATTGGAAGTGTTCGTGCAGCTCGTGATCGCGGCTATGACCACATCGCCATGGCCCAATTTGCTCGTTTGTCCGTCCGGATGCTTAACTTCCACTTTTTGCCCGACGCTTTCGTCGCTCAAGTTAAAGCCGCCTTCTTTGAACGGTTTGCGTACAAGCGTGCTCCACGTTTTTTTCATATTGGCCAATTCGATCCGGTCTTGCGGACGCCGCGGCCCCGCCACGCACGGAACGACTGTCGCCAGGTCCAGTTTGATGCGATCGGTAAATTCCGGGGGCGGCGTATCGTCCGTGCGGAATATGCCTTGCGCCTTATAGTACGCTTCGACAAGCCGCACTTGCTCCTCGCTGCGTCCGGTCATTCTCAGATAATTCAGCGTTTCTTCATCGACCGGGAAATAGCCCATCGTCGCGCCGTATTCCGGAGACATATTGCCTGTCGTCGCGCGGTCGGCGATACTGATCGAGGATAAGCCGGGACCGTAAAACTCGACGATCTTGCCGACGACGCCTTTTTTCCGCAGCATTTCCGTGATTGTCAGCGTCATATCCGTCGCCGTAACGCCTTCCCGCAGTTTGCCGGTCAATTCGAATCCGATAACTTCCGGCATCACCATGTACAGCGGTTGGCCCAACATGCACGCTTCCGCTTCAATCCCGCCAACCCCCCATCCGACAACGCCCAGACCGTTGATCATCGTCGTATGGGAGTCGCACCCGACCAAAGAATCGGGATAAGCGACTTTTTGCCCGCCGCTTGTGTTTACGAATACGCCTTGCGCCAAATATTCCAAATTGACCTGATGGCAAATTCCCGTTCCCGGCGGGACGATCCGCACATTTTCAAAGGATTTTTGCGCCCAGCGCAAAAATCGGTAGCGTTCCGCATTGCGCGCGAATTCCATTTCAATGTTGTATGCCAGCGAATCAGGCGTACCGAACCGGTCGACCATGACCGAATGGTCGATTACCAAATCCACGGGAACATGCGGATTGATATGTTGCGGCGCGCCGCCCATCCTGTGCATAGCTTCGCGCATCGCCGCCAAATCGACCAACGCCGGCACGCCGGTAAAATCCTGCAGCAGAATGCGCGTCGGTTTAAACGGGATTTCCCCGCCGCTTTCACCCTTGTATTGCCGCCAGTTTGCCAGCTTTTTGACATGTTCTTCCGTAATCGTCTTCCCGTCAAATTGCCGCACTGCGGCTTCCAACAAAATTTTGATGGAAAACGGCAGGCGTGCGATTGCGCCAAACCCGGATTTTTCGAGCTTTTCCAGCGAAAAATACGTGTATGTATCGTTTCCTGACCGCAGCTCGGAACGTGCGGAAAGGATGCCTTGCGCCGTCATTTTGTTTTCCTCCTTGATCACTGCGTTGAAATTTCCCTTTACTATTCTTCTTTCGTTCCGAGCATTTTATCCGTTTAAAATCAGGAACCGATTTCCGGCGCCAGATTTTTTGCGCCTTGATCCGCATTCGTTTTTGCCTCTTGTTCGCTTTGCAAATATTCGACGGAAGAACTGAGCTTCTCGTTCGACATCGCCAAGGCGGCGATAAAAGCGAGCACGGTTGGAATGAGCGCCCACAAAAACGTATGGGTAATGGAAGATGACAGAAGCGCCGCAATTTTATCCAATACCGGCGCAGGTATTTGCGCCCGGGCGGCCGGCGCCAGCAACACGCGCGGATCGTCGATTGCCCGGCTGCTTGCGCCGCCCATGATGTCAGCTAATCCCGCGGAAAACTCGTTGCGTTGAATGATCCCGAAAACGGTGATGCCGAGCGTCATGCCGAGCGACCGGATAAAGTTGGCGGTGGAATTGACCGCCCCGCGCTGCGACGGCGGGAAGTGGTGGATGACCGAATTGCCGAGCACGGAAAACGTTGCCCCAATTCCCAAACCGACAATAATCATCGAC
This sequence is a window from Bacilli bacterium. Protein-coding genes within it:
- the acnA gene encoding aconitate hydratase AcnA, giving the protein MTAQGILSARSELRSGNDTYTYFSLEKLEKSGFGAIARLPFSIKILLEAAVRQFDGKTITEEHVKKLANWRQYKGESGGEIPFKPTRILLQDFTGVPALVDLAAMREAMHRMGGAPQHINPHVPVDLVIDHSVMVDRFGTPDSLAYNIEMEFARNAERYRFLRWAQKSFENVRIVPPGTGICHQVNLEYLAQGVFVNTSGGQKVAYPDSLVGCDSHTTMINGLGVVGWGVGGIEAEACMLGQPLYMVMPEVIGFELTGKLREGVTATDMTLTITEMLRKKGVVGKIVEFYGPGLSSISIADRATTGNMSPEYGATMGYFPVDEETLNYLRMTGRSEEQVRLVEAYYKAQGIFRTDDTPPPEFTDRIKLDLATVVPCVAGPRRPQDRIELANMKKTWSTLVRKPFKEGGFNLSDESVGQKVEVKHPDGQTSKLGHGDVVIAAITSCTNTSNPSVMLAAGLVAKKAVAKGLKRPPHVKTSLSPGSRVVTDYLLNAGLIEPLEKLGFYVAGYGCQTCIGNSGPLPEEVGKAIDENDLVAVAFLSGNRNFEGRIHAQVKANFLASPPLVMVYALAGRVDVDFANEPVNINDKGEPVYLSDIWPTTDELRAVMQEASNPQLFKNQYAHVFAGDERWRSLEIPAGEMYNWDEASTYIQEPPFFAGLRPEVEPIREIRGARALLLLGDSVTTDHISPAGSIAKTSPAGKFLTEKGVPQKLFNSYGSRRGNDRVMIRGTFANIRIRNQIVPGTEGGVTKFLPTGETMPVYDAAMRYKEQGIPLIVIAGKEYGTGSSRDWAAKGTLLLGIKAVIAESFERIHRSNLVGMGVLPLQFKEGDSWKSLGIDGTETYDLIGLNDQMKPGQTVTVRATRADGSTFAFDAVARLDSTVDVEYYRNGGILQTVLRQSVKR